One Pseudorasbora parva isolate DD20220531a chromosome 8, ASM2467924v1, whole genome shotgun sequence DNA window includes the following coding sequences:
- the mos gene encoding proto-oncogene serine/threonine-protein kinase mos, whose protein sequence is MPSPIPITRLLPKNFGLEFGACSSPLTKTASGYTLRVPTNTFHGKIAQRLWSSVIHWRELQTLEPVGCGGFGMVFKGTYFGETVAMKKVRCVRNKLASRQSFWAELNAAHLRHQNIVRVIAATTCTPTHLSTKDNIGTIVMEFAGALNLHQVIYGLSDPLPMDKCVKYSIDISRALQHLHLHGIVHLDLKPANVLVSELGVCKLADFGCSCKLSSKGDTATHLSEIGGTFTHRAPELLKGEEVSTRVDIYSFGVTMWQLLTREQPYEGDRQYVMYAVVAYNLRPSITRDVFIQSFSGQTCQKLISRCWDGDPNIRPTADQLIDELSLIL, encoded by the coding sequence ATGCCGTCACCAATCCCCATCACTAGACTGTTGCCAAAGAACTTTGGGCTCGAGTTTGGGGCATGCAGTAGCCCGCTAACTAAAACTGCGAGTGGATATACTCTGCGTGTTCCTACAAACACGTTTCACGGTAAAATCGCCCAGCGACTTTGGTCCTCTGTGATCCACTGGCGGGAACTGCAGACTCTGGAGCCCGTCGGCTGCGGTGGATTCGGCATGGTGTTCAAAGGCACATACTTTGGCGAGACTGTTGCTATGAAAAAAGTCAGGTGCGTGAGAAACAAACTGGCTTCGAGGCAGAGTTTCTGGGCGGAACTTAATGCAGCGCACTTGCGCCATCAAAACATTGTGCGTGTGATCGCGGCTACCACGTGCACTCCTACGCACCTCAGCACCAAAGACAACATCGGCACGATTGTAATGGAGTTCGCAGGCGCCCTAAACCTACATCAGGTCATTTACGGGCTCTCAGACCCGCTGCCTATGGACAAGTGCGTGAAATACTCAATAGACATCTCGCGCGCGCTCCAGCACTTGCACTTGCACGGCATAGTCCACTTGGATTTAAAACCCGCCAATGTTTTGGTATCAGAACTGGGTGTTTGTAAGCTCGCAGACTTTGGGTGCTCTTGTAAACTATCGAGCAAAGGCGACACCGCGACGCATCTGAGTGAAATCGGTGGCACGTTCACGCACCGCGCGCCCGAGCTGCTGAAAGGTGAGGAGGTTTCTACGCGCGTGGACATTTATTCTTTTGGCGTCACAATGTGGCAGCTCCTCACCCGAGAGCAGCCGTATGAGGGAGACAGACAGTATGTTATGTACGCTGTTGTGGCGTACAATCTGCGCCCATCCATCACTCGGGATGTTTTTATTCAGTCATTTTCTGGACAGACTTGTCAAAAGCTGATCAGTCGGTGTTGGGACGGCGACCCCAACATCCGACCGACCGCAGATCAGCTCATCGATGAACTTTCTTTGATCTTGTGA
- the clptm1 gene encoding putative lipid scramblase CLPTM1, producing MAAQETQATQQSSVSNGEVSSNGAAASGQVVQTDATAQDAQQQQPQQQPNAWQVIKGVLFRIFIIWAISSWFRRGPSTPDPSTPAGAPRVASRNLFPKDTLMDLYIYLSEDEIFTDFNNTEALFWNQQDLVYGDWTTGELGDGCYEHYQELDLSESLKQNGSIYIHIYFTKSGFHPDPKRKGQYRRLSTVHATRMLNKYKRRKFLKTKNLLTGETEADPEMIKRAESHGPVEIISHWHPNLTINMVDDHTAWVKGSVPPPLDQHVKFDAVSGDYYPIVYFNDYWNLQKDYYPINETLENLPLRITYCPLSLWRWQLYAAQNARSPWNFLGEDTYEQSDEDQDSVKVALLETNPYLLGLTIVVSIVHSIFEFLAFKNDIQFWNSRQSLEGLSVRSIIFGVFQSLVVLLYILDNETNFVVQVSVFIGLLIDFWKITKVMDVRLDRENKIAGILPRLSFKDKSTYVQSSTKIYDDMAFKYLSWLLYPLFGCYAVYSLLYVEHKGWYSWVLSMLYGFLLTFGFITMTPQLFINYKMKSVAHLPWRMLTYKALNTFIDDLFAFVIKMPMMYRIGCLRDDVVFFIYLYQRWIYRVDPNRVNEFGTSGVDQSKDSSAEPAAADTTAAITDKSEGEKKND from the exons ATGGCGGCGCAGGAGACTCAAGCAACACAGCAGTCGTCCGTAAGCAACGGAGAG GTGAGCAGTAATGGGGCAGCTGCCTCAGGTCAGGTAGTTCAGACAGATGCGACTGCACAGGACGCCCAACAACAGCAGCCGCAACAGCAGCCCAATGCCTGGCAGGTGATTAAAGGTGTCCTCTTCAG GATTTTTATCATCTGGGCTATAAGCAGCTGGTTCCGCAGAGGTCCATCAACTCCAGATCCCAGCACTCCTGCTGGAGCTCCTCGAGTGGCCAGCCGAAACCTCTTCCCCAAGGACACCCTAATG gatttatatatatatctctcTGAGGATGAGATATTTACAGATTTTAACAATACAGAAGCATTGTTCTGGAACCAGCAAGATCTGGTTTATGGAGACTGGACCACAGGGGAGTTGGGGGATGGCTGCTACGAGCACTACCAAGAGCTGGACCTCTCTGAG AGTTTGAAGCAGAATGGATCTATATACATCCACATTTATTTCACGAAGAGTGGTTTTCACCCAGACCCCAAACGCAAGGGCCAGTATCGCAGGTTATCCACCGTCCATGCCACACGAA TGCTCAACAAGTACAAGAGGAGGAAGTTCCTCAAGACCAAGAATCTGCTGACGGGAGAAACCGAAGCTGATCCAGAAATGATCAAG CGGGCTGAGAGTCATGGGCCTGTGGAAATCATATCCCATTGGCATCCCAACCTCACTATCAACATGGTGGACGATCACACAGCTTGGGTGAAAGGCTCTGTCCCCCCTCCCCTTGACCAGC ATGTGAAGTTTGATGCAGTCAGTGGAGACTACTATCCTATTGTTTACTTCAATGACTACTGGAACCTGCAGAAGGACTATTACCCTATTAATGAGACCCTGGAGAATCTGCCCCTTCGGATCACCTACTGCCCCCTGTCCTTGTGGCGCTGGCAGTTATATGCCGCCCAGAATGCACGCTCCCCCTGGAACTTCCTGGGAGAGGACACTTACGAACAGTCAGATGAGGACCAGGATTCTGTTAAG GTGGCTCTACTTGAGACCAATCCATACCTCCTGGGCCTGACTATTGTTGTTTCCATCGTCCACAGCATTTTTGAGTTCTTGGCCTTCAAGAATG ATATCCAGTTCTGGAACAGCCGTCAGTCTCTCGAGGGCCTGTCTGTGCGCTCCATCATATTCGGGGTGTTCCAGTCTCTGGTTGTACTGCTCTATATCCTGGACAACGAGACCAACTTTGTCGTCCAGGTCAGCGTATTCATCGGCCTGCTCATCGATTTCTGGAAGATTACCAAAGTCATGGACGTCAGG CTGGACAGAGAGAACAAGATTGCAGGAATTTTGCCACGATTAAGTTTTAAAGACAAGTCCACATATGTGCAGTCTTCAACCAAAATCTATGATGAT ATGGCCTTTAAGTACCTGTCCTGGCTGTTGTACCCTCTCTTTGGGTGCTATgcagtttatagtttattatATGTGGAACACAAAGGCTGGTACTCATGGGTGTTGAGTATGCTTTATGGGTTCTTGTTAACCTTCG GTTTCATCACCATGACACCGCAGCTCTTCATCAACTACAAGATGAAGTCAGTAGCTCATCTTCCCTGGAGGATGCTCACCTACAAGGCCCTGAATACCTTTATAGATGACTTGTTTGCCTTTGTCATCAAGATGCCAATGATGTACAGAATAGGTTGCCTCAGAGATG ACGTTGTCTTCTTCATCTATCTGTACCAGCGCTGGATTTACAGAGTGGATCCCAACCGTGTCAACGAGTTTGGGACCAGCGGAGTTGACCAGAGCAAGGACAGCTCAGCAGAGCCAGCGGCTGCTGACACAACCGCTGCCATCACAGATAAATCAGAGGGGGAGAAGAAAAATGATTAA
- the igldcp gene encoding galectin 17: protein MDISNWVSAFLILWLLICVGSSPLTMVVHTSSKVGLPAVLPCTLASQLDSAHTPHIQWQTIRDSVFERMGEELFQREDYRDRADVPEEMLMRGNCSLFLRDVRFSDAGVYESYLVVGESSIKNRIFIQSVQLAVTDHKTIKSVQTGADLILDLYTDQAVQVIFQNNNDTRWAVLWERDADITEKSYPKERDDKLIFREVTASSAGTYKVLDAQGLALSTVKVVVTEPVLAKESDALQIHSALGKATMSMPPVSLITLFLLFYLMFFK from the exons ATGGACATAAGTAACTG GGTTTCAGCCTTTCTAATACTATGGCTTCTCATTTGTGTTG GCTCCTCTCCCCTCACAATGGTCGTCCACACCTCATCAAAGGTTGGTCTGCCAGCTGTGCTGCCATGTACTCTGGCATCACAACTGGACTCTGCTCACACGCCTCACATTCAGTGGCAGACCATAAGAGATTCAGTGTTTGAGCGAATGGGAGAGGAGCTGTTTCAAAGAGAGGACTACAGAGACCGGGCAGATGTGCCTGAGGAAATGCTTATGAGGGGAAACTGCTCTCTGTTCTTGCGGGATGTCAGATTCAGCGATGCAGGCGTTTACGAAAGTTACCTGGTGGTTGGTGAATCAAGTATCAAGAACCGAATTTTCATTCAGAGCGTCCAACTTGCAGTTACTG ATCACAAGACCATCAAGTCTGTGCAGACTGGAGCAGACCTGATCTTGGATCTGTACACGGATCAAGCTGTGCAAGTGATTTTTCAAAACAATAATGACACCAGGTGGGCAGTCCTGTGGGAAAGAGATGCAGACATAACAGAGAAAAGTTATCCAAAAGAGAGAGACGACAAGTTGATTTTTAGGGAGGTTACGGCCAGCAGTGCCGGAACATACAAAGTTCTAGACGCGCAGGGTTTGGCGCTCAGCACAGTGAAAGTCGTGGTTACAG AACCTGTTCTAGCAAAAGAATCAGATGCTCTGCAAATACATTCTGCATTAG GTAAAGCTACAATGAGTATGCCTCCTGTAAGCCTCATTACTCTTTttctcttattttatttaatgtttttcaaatga
- the plin2 gene encoding perilipin-2 isoform X2: MASEDINVVDRIVHLPLVISTYGMVSNVYCSTKNNYPYLKSVCEVAENGVKSITSAAMYGALPIIGKLEPQTSKANDLACKGLDKIEKTLPILRKPSDQIVKEAVTGAKETVSGTMNGAKESLSEVMDRTRGAVQDGVEKTKTVVSGGVQTVMESRAVKLMSSRVDTALSTSETLLEQYLPETEQEKECEVKNTEGFENNTEAPSYYVRLGSLSSKVKDRTYQRAVDKIEYTWKSIDMSNQKLHDKLSSLMGWKTVTRSQEENESVTDNEAEKTESRTLTIAHNLSQQLQTTYLVLVSSLKGLPQHVQVQVTSVSHSALEVYSSFRKTATIGDMSSTILVISRSQLSKIGDSMDNVMDYLLNNTPLNWLVGPFYPRAGRNTTNGPKSNKQRTLEPEVEMQSVNEER, from the exons ATGGCTTCTGAGGACATT AATGTGGTTGACCGAATAGTTCACCTTCCCTTGGTTATTTCCACCTATGGCATGGTATCAAATGTGTACTGCAGCACCAAGAATAACTATCCATACTTAAAGTCTGTGTGTGAGGTGGCTGAGAATGGTGTGAAATCCATAACCTCAGCTGCTATGTACGGTGCTTTACCAATCATTGGCAAACTAGAGCCTCAGA CCTCTAAGGCAAATGACCTGGCGTGCAAAGGACTGGATAAGATAGAGAAGACTCTGCCGATCCTACGCAAGCCGTCTGATCAG ATTGTTAAAGAAGCAGTGACGGGAGCCAAGGAAACTGTCAGCGGTACCATGAACGGTGCCAAAGAGTCCCTCAGTGAAGTGATGGACCGAACACGAGGGGCAGTTCAGGACGGCGTGGAAAAAACCAAGACGGTGGTTAGTGGTGGAGTCCAAACGGTGATGGAGAGCAGGGCGGTCAAACTGATGAGCAGCAGAGTGGACACCGCACTGAGCACATCTGAGACTCTGCTGGAGCAGTACTTACCTGAAACTGAGCAGGAGAAAG AGTGTGAAGTGAAGAACACCGAAGGATTTGAAAATAACACTGAAGCACCCAGTTACTACGTGCGACTGGGGTCGCTCTCCAGCAAAGTCAAGGACAGGACTTACCAGAGAGCAGTAGATAAG ATTGAATATACCTGGAAGAGTATTGATATGTCTAACCAGAAGCTACATGATAAACTGAGTTCACTGATGGGCTGGAAGACTGTGACTCGGAGTCAAGAAGAGAACGAGTCAGTCACAGACAATGAAGCTGAG AAAACAGAATCACGCACATTGACCATTGCCCACAACCTCAGCCAGCAACTCCAGACCACATATCTGGTCTTGGTGTCCAGCCTCAAAGGTCTCCCACAGCACGTTCAGGTCCAGGTCACCTCTGTCAGCCACTCTGCTTTGGAGGTATACAGCAGCTTCAGAAAGACTGCAACCATAGGAGATATGTCCAGTACCATACTCGTCATCAGTCGATCTCAGCTGAGCAAAATAGGAGATTCCATGGATAACGTCATGGACTACCTGCTCAACAATACACCTCTCAATTGGCTGGTAGGTCCGTTTTACCCACGTGCGGGACGCAATACTACAAACGGCCCTAAATCTAACAAACAAAGGACCCTTGAGCCTGAAGTGGAGATGCAGTCAGTGAATGAAGAGCGATGA
- the plin2 gene encoding perilipin-2 isoform X1: MASEDIVSNQNVVDRIVHLPLVISTYGMVSNVYCSTKNNYPYLKSVCEVAENGVKSITSAAMYGALPIIGKLEPQTSKANDLACKGLDKIEKTLPILRKPSDQIVKEAVTGAKETVSGTMNGAKESLSEVMDRTRGAVQDGVEKTKTVVSGGVQTVMESRAVKLMSSRVDTALSTSETLLEQYLPETEQEKECEVKNTEGFENNTEAPSYYVRLGSLSSKVKDRTYQRAVDKIEYTWKSIDMSNQKLHDKLSSLMGWKTVTRSQEENESVTDNEAEKTESRTLTIAHNLSQQLQTTYLVLVSSLKGLPQHVQVQVTSVSHSALEVYSSFRKTATIGDMSSTILVISRSQLSKIGDSMDNVMDYLLNNTPLNWLVGPFYPRAGRNTTNGPKSNKQRTLEPEVEMQSVNEER; this comes from the exons ATGGCTTCTGAGGACATTGTGAGTAACCAG AATGTGGTTGACCGAATAGTTCACCTTCCCTTGGTTATTTCCACCTATGGCATGGTATCAAATGTGTACTGCAGCACCAAGAATAACTATCCATACTTAAAGTCTGTGTGTGAGGTGGCTGAGAATGGTGTGAAATCCATAACCTCAGCTGCTATGTACGGTGCTTTACCAATCATTGGCAAACTAGAGCCTCAGA CCTCTAAGGCAAATGACCTGGCGTGCAAAGGACTGGATAAGATAGAGAAGACTCTGCCGATCCTACGCAAGCCGTCTGATCAG ATTGTTAAAGAAGCAGTGACGGGAGCCAAGGAAACTGTCAGCGGTACCATGAACGGTGCCAAAGAGTCCCTCAGTGAAGTGATGGACCGAACACGAGGGGCAGTTCAGGACGGCGTGGAAAAAACCAAGACGGTGGTTAGTGGTGGAGTCCAAACGGTGATGGAGAGCAGGGCGGTCAAACTGATGAGCAGCAGAGTGGACACCGCACTGAGCACATCTGAGACTCTGCTGGAGCAGTACTTACCTGAAACTGAGCAGGAGAAAG AGTGTGAAGTGAAGAACACCGAAGGATTTGAAAATAACACTGAAGCACCCAGTTACTACGTGCGACTGGGGTCGCTCTCCAGCAAAGTCAAGGACAGGACTTACCAGAGAGCAGTAGATAAG ATTGAATATACCTGGAAGAGTATTGATATGTCTAACCAGAAGCTACATGATAAACTGAGTTCACTGATGGGCTGGAAGACTGTGACTCGGAGTCAAGAAGAGAACGAGTCAGTCACAGACAATGAAGCTGAG AAAACAGAATCACGCACATTGACCATTGCCCACAACCTCAGCCAGCAACTCCAGACCACATATCTGGTCTTGGTGTCCAGCCTCAAAGGTCTCCCACAGCACGTTCAGGTCCAGGTCACCTCTGTCAGCCACTCTGCTTTGGAGGTATACAGCAGCTTCAGAAAGACTGCAACCATAGGAGATATGTCCAGTACCATACTCGTCATCAGTCGATCTCAGCTGAGCAAAATAGGAGATTCCATGGATAACGTCATGGACTACCTGCTCAACAATACACCTCTCAATTGGCTGGTAGGTCCGTTTTACCCACGTGCGGGACGCAATACTACAAACGGCCCTAAATCTAACAAACAAAGGACCCTTGAGCCTGAAGTGGAGATGCAGTCAGTGAATGAAGAGCGATGA